Proteins encoded within one genomic window of Planctomycetota bacterium:
- a CDS encoding AarF/ABC1/UbiB kinase family protein, with the protein MTTFAPIARRIQHVQRYVQVLEVLARNGFGDLAQQLGLDTLIDRGRSFLGGKSVKGHEQVPHLARIRKVLEELGPTYVKMGQVLSTRPDLIPQDLADEFKKLQNDVPGVDYEVIHASLEAEFPGQLKHLFRSITKKPLAAGSIAQVHRARLHDGTQIVLKVLRPGIRELTAIDMEILRTLAELVEKHFSNLGYSPTKVVNEFAKELKHEVDLTDEARSTERLGNFFIDDADIVFPKVYWEATTTNVLALEEVHGIVLAGLKDGQIGAADRRKLVENGARAVFLQCLDHGFFHADPHPGNLIALPGGRIAFIDCGMTGQVDARTSRQLAELVTGVVAGDVDRVLAVAGALGDVDGEKLEDRELRADVQGILAEFQGTPLDRLNLGKVLQNFFATLRAHKIQCPADIMLLIKALSTIESVGRDLDPSFEMSSFVRPYLERLVNKRYTPSAILGRLRRSLLQYAELAEELPGELHDVITQLRRNKLAINLEHKGLGRLTSTIEHASRNISFALIIAAMFVGSSILILANRDQTSTGLSLIGFAGFLAASVLVVLMIVSNRKNRGG; encoded by the coding sequence ATGACCACCTTCGCGCCCATCGCACGGCGGATCCAGCATGTCCAGCGCTATGTGCAGGTGCTGGAGGTGCTCGCCCGCAACGGCTTCGGGGATCTCGCCCAGCAGCTCGGACTCGACACGTTGATCGATCGCGGACGAAGTTTTCTCGGAGGCAAGTCCGTCAAGGGACATGAGCAGGTGCCGCATCTCGCGCGAATCCGAAAGGTGCTGGAGGAACTGGGACCGACCTACGTCAAGATGGGTCAGGTGCTCAGCACCCGCCCGGATTTGATCCCGCAGGACTTGGCCGACGAGTTCAAGAAGCTCCAGAACGATGTGCCGGGAGTGGACTACGAGGTCATCCACGCGAGCCTTGAGGCCGAGTTTCCCGGTCAGCTCAAGCACCTCTTTCGGTCGATCACCAAGAAGCCGCTGGCGGCCGGCTCGATCGCCCAGGTGCATCGCGCCCGGCTGCACGATGGCACGCAGATCGTGCTCAAGGTGCTGCGCCCCGGCATCCGCGAACTGACCGCCATCGACATGGAGATCCTGCGCACGCTGGCCGAGCTCGTGGAGAAGCACTTCTCCAACCTGGGCTACAGCCCGACCAAGGTGGTGAACGAGTTCGCCAAGGAGCTCAAGCACGAAGTGGACCTCACCGATGAGGCGCGCTCGACGGAGCGGCTCGGGAATTTCTTCATCGACGACGCCGACATCGTTTTTCCCAAGGTCTACTGGGAGGCGACCACGACAAACGTGCTGGCCCTTGAGGAGGTGCACGGCATCGTGCTTGCAGGACTGAAGGATGGCCAGATCGGCGCCGCGGACCGCCGCAAGCTGGTGGAGAACGGTGCCCGGGCGGTCTTTCTTCAGTGCCTGGATCACGGATTCTTCCATGCCGACCCGCATCCGGGGAATCTGATCGCGCTGCCGGGCGGGCGCATCGCCTTCATCGACTGCGGCATGACGGGCCAGGTCGACGCGCGAACTTCGCGGCAGCTGGCCGAATTGGTCACCGGCGTCGTCGCGGGCGATGTCGATCGCGTGCTCGCGGTGGCCGGGGCCCTGGGGGATGTGGACGGGGAAAAGCTCGAGGACCGCGAGCTTCGCGCGGACGTCCAGGGCATCCTCGCCGAGTTCCAGGGCACGCCACTGGACCGGCTGAACCTGGGAAAGGTCCTGCAGAATTTTTTCGCCACGCTGCGGGCGCACAAGATTCAGTGCCCGGCGGACATCATGCTGCTCATCAAGGCGCTGTCCACGATCGAGTCGGTCGGCCGCGACCTGGATCCCTCCTTCGAGATGTCCAGCTTCGTGCGACCCTACTTGGAGCGGCTGGTCAACAAGCGATACACCCCTTCGGCGATCCTGGGGCGGCTCCGGCGCAGCCTGCTTCAGTACGCCGAGCTCGCCGAGGAGCTGCCCGGGGAGCTGCACGATGTGATCACCCAGCTACGCCGCAACAAGCTGGCGATCAACCTGGAGCACAAGGGCCTGGGCCGGCTCACCAGCACCATCGAGCACGCGAGCCGAAACATCTCCTTCGCCCTGATCATCGCGGCCATGTTCGTCGGATCGTCGATCCTGATCCTGGCCAACCGCGACCAGACCTCGACCGGACTGTCGCTCATCGGTTTCGCGGGTTTTTTGGCGGCTTCCGTGCTGGTCGTGTTGATGATCGTTTCGAACCGGAAGAACCGCGGCGGATAG
- a CDS encoding dienelactone hydrolase family protein: MQHHQVDDAPARNWAQEQLTKSPRHQEWVKVKSGSREVNCFVVYPEVKDKATSMVVIHEIFGMSDWVQALTDEVAEAGYIAIAPDLLSGMGPGGGGTAEIAATGSNAVGLAIRDLPPDQITADLNAVADYAAKLPAANGRLAVGGFCWGGTQTFRFATNRADLKAAFVFYGTAPMSGQSVDKDALKRIAVPVYGFYAENDARINATIPATTEAMKELNKKYEPVTYAGAGHGFMRAGDGPEPMEPTGKNDKDGVDKPAEYQKELAAYKANKKARHEAWDRLKKILKDIR, from the coding sequence ATGCAGCACCATCAGGTGGACGACGCGCCGGCTCGCAACTGGGCCCAGGAGCAGCTGACCAAGTCGCCGCGCCACCAGGAGTGGGTGAAGGTCAAGAGCGGCAGCCGCGAGGTCAATTGCTTCGTGGTCTATCCCGAGGTGAAGGACAAGGCGACTTCGATGGTGGTCATCCACGAGATCTTCGGCATGAGCGACTGGGTGCAGGCGCTCACCGACGAAGTGGCCGAGGCGGGCTACATCGCGATTGCGCCTGATCTGCTCTCCGGCATGGGTCCCGGCGGAGGCGGCACGGCCGAAATCGCCGCCACCGGCAGCAACGCGGTGGGCCTGGCGATCCGGGACCTGCCGCCCGACCAGATCACCGCCGACCTGAACGCGGTCGCCGACTATGCGGCGAAGTTGCCCGCTGCCAACGGCCGGCTCGCGGTGGGCGGATTCTGCTGGGGCGGCACTCAGACCTTCCGCTTTGCGACCAATCGGGCCGACTTGAAGGCGGCGTTCGTCTTCTACGGCACGGCACCGATGTCCGGCCAGTCCGTCGACAAGGACGCGCTCAAGCGCATCGCCGTGCCGGTCTACGGCTTCTACGCCGAGAACGACGCGCGCATCAACGCCACGATTCCCGCGACGACCGAGGCGATGAAGGAGCTCAACAAGAAATACGAGCCGGTCACCTATGCGGGCGCGGGCCATGGCTTCATGCGCGCCGGAGACGGACCGGAGCCCATGGAGCCCACCGGCAAGAACGACAAGGACGGCGTCGACAAGCCGGCCGAGTACCAGAAGGAATTGGCTGCGTACAAAGCCAACAAGAAGGCCCGGCATGAGGCGTGGGATCGCCTGAAGAAAATACTGAAGGACATCCGTTGA
- the pap gene encoding polyphosphate:AMP phosphotransferase has protein sequence MFESAELGHSITDRAYDRAVPKLREALLKAQYELLADRTFPVVIIIGGVDGAGKGETVNILNEWMDPRFILTNAFGEMSDEERERPRMWRYWRALPPKGRIGILFGGWHTDPIVNRVVGATNDNQLELAMEEIVRFERMLADEGALILKFWFHLSKKAQKKRLKSLESDPKTRWRVTDTDWQRYKLYDRFRQVSEEALRETSTGYAPWNVVEGSDPNYRYVTVGRTVLDALKKRLAGKRPPVSKAAALTEPAIDGRTVLSSLDYEAKISHKSYAKKLEKYQGELNMLCRHKKFREKSMIIVFEGADAAGKGGAVRRVTGALDARHYQVIPVAAPTEEERAQPYLWRFWRNMPRRGRVTIFDRSWYGRVLVERVEKLCSEEDWMRAYHEINDFEEQLVEAGGVVTKFWLTITKEEQLRRFHAREKTAFKSFKITAEDWRNRKKWGAYEQAVCDMIERTSNDLAPWILVPANDKYSARISILKTLCERLEAAL, from the coding sequence ATGTTCGAATCCGCCGAGCTCGGGCACAGCATTACGGACCGCGCCTATGACCGGGCCGTGCCCAAGCTGCGCGAAGCCTTGCTCAAGGCACAGTACGAGTTGCTGGCGGACCGGACATTCCCGGTGGTCATCATCATCGGCGGCGTGGACGGCGCCGGCAAGGGCGAGACCGTCAACATCCTCAACGAGTGGATGGACCCGCGGTTCATCCTCACCAACGCCTTCGGCGAGATGTCGGACGAGGAGCGTGAGCGGCCGCGGATGTGGCGCTACTGGCGGGCGCTGCCGCCCAAGGGGCGCATCGGCATCCTGTTCGGAGGTTGGCATACGGACCCGATCGTCAATCGCGTCGTCGGTGCCACCAATGACAACCAGCTGGAGCTGGCCATGGAAGAGATCGTGCGCTTCGAGCGCATGCTGGCCGACGAGGGCGCACTGATCCTCAAGTTCTGGTTCCACCTCTCCAAGAAGGCCCAGAAGAAGCGGCTGAAGTCACTCGAATCCGACCCCAAGACGCGCTGGCGGGTGACCGACACCGACTGGCAGCGCTACAAGCTCTACGACCGCTTCCGCCAGGTTTCGGAGGAAGCGCTGCGCGAGACCAGCACGGGCTACGCGCCGTGGAATGTGGTCGAGGGCAGCGATCCGAACTACCGATACGTCACCGTGGGCCGCACCGTGCTCGATGCGCTCAAGAAGCGGCTCGCCGGCAAGCGGCCCCCGGTCAGCAAAGCCGCGGCGCTGACCGAGCCCGCGATCGACGGGCGCACGGTGCTTTCCAGCCTGGACTACGAAGCGAAAATCTCGCACAAGTCCTACGCCAAGAAGCTCGAGAAGTACCAGGGCGAGCTCAACATGCTCTGCCGCCACAAGAAGTTCCGGGAGAAGTCGATGATCATCGTCTTTGAGGGGGCCGACGCCGCAGGCAAGGGCGGGGCGGTCCGGCGCGTCACCGGTGCGCTGGACGCCCGCCACTACCAGGTGATCCCCGTTGCGGCGCCGACCGAGGAGGAGCGCGCCCAGCCCTACCTCTGGCGCTTCTGGCGGAACATGCCGCGACGCGGGCGCGTGACCATCTTCGACCGCTCCTGGTATGGCCGAGTGCTGGTGGAGCGCGTGGAGAAGCTCTGCTCCGAGGAGGACTGGATGCGCGCCTATCACGAGATCAACGACTTTGAGGAGCAGCTCGTCGAGGCCGGCGGCGTGGTGACCAAGTTCTGGCTGACCATCACCAAGGAGGAGCAGCTGCGCCGCTTCCATGCGCGCGAGAAGACCGCGTTCAAGTCCTTCAAGATCACCGCCGAGGATTGGCGCAACCGCAAGAAGTGGGGCGCCTACGAGCAGGCGGTCTGCGACATGATCGAGCGCACCAGCAACGACCTGGCCCCGTGGATCCTGGTGCCGGCCAACGACAAGTACAGCGCGAGGATCTCGATCCTCAAGACCTTGTGCGAACGCCTCGAAGCCGCGCTGTGA
- a CDS encoding FkbM family methyltransferase produces MSRPLPPITDPEITPLYLHNLLGATARVVLEIGAHHGWNTAGFLKIFPHASIYAFEPEPRAIKKFKANVSSPRIKLFETAIGAEDGQAQFHASSGAPPYDTPDIAEDYPDGYDQSGSLRLPKAHKEIWPWVKFEKTITVPVRSLDSWAKEYKIGPVDFIWADMQGAEGDLIKGGAATLARTRYLYTEYSDEEIYEGEPTLQNLVDMLPNFTILKRYPDDVLMQNMAWVGR; encoded by the coding sequence ATGAGCCGGCCCTTGCCACCGATCACCGACCCCGAGATCACTCCCCTCTATCTCCACAACCTGCTCGGCGCCACCGCCCGCGTGGTGCTGGAGATCGGCGCGCATCATGGCTGGAACACGGCGGGGTTCCTGAAGATCTTTCCCCATGCGTCGATCTACGCCTTCGAGCCCGAGCCCCGCGCCATCAAGAAGTTCAAGGCCAACGTGAGCAGCCCGCGCATCAAGCTCTTTGAGACGGCCATCGGCGCCGAGGATGGGCAGGCCCAGTTCCACGCCAGCAGCGGCGCGCCTCCCTACGACACGCCCGACATCGCCGAGGATTACCCCGACGGATACGACCAGTCCGGGTCGCTGCGCCTGCCCAAGGCCCACAAGGAGATCTGGCCCTGGGTCAAATTCGAGAAGACCATCACGGTGCCGGTGCGCAGCCTGGACAGTTGGGCGAAGGAGTACAAGATCGGTCCCGTCGACTTCATCTGGGCCGACATGCAAGGCGCCGAGGGCGACCTGATCAAAGGCGGCGCCGCCACGCTGGCGCGGACGCGCTACCTCTACACGGAGTACAGCGACGAGGAGATCTACGAGGGGGAGCCCACGCTGCAGAACCTGGTGGACATGCTGCCCAACTTCACGATCCTCAAGCGCTACCCCGACGATGTGCTGATGCAGAACATGGCATGGGTGGGGCGGTGA
- a CDS encoding FkbM family methyltransferase, with protein MSRDRLPPLSEGEVSPAYLREQVGAEARVILEIGAHHGFHTAVFLKMFSGAMIHAFEPDPRAAARFRTNVSDPRATLHELAVGAQDGRASFHASNGKLPDCTPEEAAHYLKGWDQSGSLHAPKKHKELWPWVKFNRIITVNVRSLDSWAKEHQIGLVDFIWADMQGAEGDLIKGGAATLAQTRYLYAEYSDKEIYEGEPTLLELLDMLPNFSVDRLYAENVLLKNTALAGR; from the coding sequence GTGAGCCGCGATCGCCTGCCGCCACTGAGCGAAGGCGAGGTTTCCCCCGCGTATCTGCGCGAGCAGGTCGGCGCCGAGGCGAGGGTGATCCTGGAGATCGGCGCGCATCACGGCTTTCACACGGCGGTGTTCCTCAAGATGTTTTCCGGGGCAATGATCCACGCGTTCGAGCCCGATCCCCGCGCCGCGGCGCGGTTCCGGACCAACGTCAGCGATCCCCGCGCGACCCTTCACGAATTGGCGGTTGGAGCCCAGGATGGACGGGCAAGCTTTCATGCCAGCAACGGAAAACTTCCCGACTGCACTCCGGAGGAAGCGGCGCATTATCTCAAGGGCTGGGACCAGTCCGGCTCCCTGCATGCCCCCAAGAAGCACAAGGAACTATGGCCCTGGGTCAAGTTCAACCGCATCATCACCGTCAATGTGCGCAGCCTGGACAGCTGGGCCAAAGAGCACCAGATCGGTCTCGTTGACTTCATCTGGGCCGACATGCAGGGGGCCGAGGGCGATCTGATCAAGGGCGGCGCCGCCACGCTCGCGCAGACGCGCTATCTCTACGCGGAGTACAGCGACAAGGAGATCTACGAGGGAGAGCCGACGCTACTGGAGCTGCTTGACATGCTGCCGAATTTTTCGGTCGACCGGCTGTATGCCGAAAATGTGCTTTTGAAAAACACGGCTCTGGCGGGCCGCTGA
- a CDS encoding DNA translocase FtsK 4TM domain-containing protein: MAAGVWVFLFLAMTTFSASDWPSHVVAIHSNPASNLMGRLGATLAYWIYMGVGFGAWLPMIAFAIGLGAIASGRRVTHPLVRTFGACLMMLAFSAIHALWFPRLGSLTGCEAGLVPQWIAEELRLRFSATATSLALLTALALGAVVCMDEIVFALPRHFSHFWNWSAPMRDVDWKSFMAKLRTRPAVLNLALATAKAGAVAKSGASSNSAVLEADEKEEEKDSDEASDDDDEDEDAEEIDEITEEDEDSDEDDEDEEDEESDEEESEETAEDREDAAAEPIPAPRTLTEEELKAKIAKLPLRMAGNNTVVARDEDIPRQENYDGYQFPGLDLLEDPVGNWSETMETYVRDQAQVLEQALHTFLIDGEVTGIESGPVVTLYSVELAPGTRVARLQTIAADIARSLQAPNIRIIPNMVGRTSIGIEVPNKQKEKVLLKELMSGGHAQGMMLPTFLGKDSSGEPMVIDLAKMPHMLIAGTTGSGKSVCMNTIIMGWLYTKRPDELKLCLIDPKMVEMSQFAEIPHLMCPVVTEMTKAAGILEWAVDKMEERYELLKSVGCRDVTSYNALGEAELFERLKPANDLEKARIPKKLPAMVFVVDELADLIMSHKEVEQSIVRIAQKARAVSIHLVLATQRPQANVVTGLIKSNMPCRISFKVASGMDSRIVLDQKGAELLLGQGDMMVLTPSSSELRRAQGTLVTESETRKVARFLKDVARPSFERSLVAIRGTKAAVEHDNRDGGCAASDGGDRDPMFEKAVEIVIESNRGSVSLLQRRMAIGYGRASRLIDQMGQAGILSDHKGSVAREVLITLDDWHRMCEMEVAAPGTDTDPDNLGATASDDVDPSVPAEFEGEYKN, from the coding sequence ATGGCCGCCGGAGTCTGGGTCTTCCTCTTTCTGGCGATGACGACTTTCAGCGCGTCGGACTGGCCAAGCCATGTGGTGGCGATCCATTCAAACCCGGCGAGCAACCTGATGGGCCGACTCGGCGCCACGCTCGCCTACTGGATCTATATGGGCGTGGGCTTCGGCGCGTGGCTGCCCATGATCGCCTTCGCGATCGGACTGGGCGCCATCGCCAGTGGCCGCCGCGTGACGCATCCGCTGGTGCGGACTTTCGGCGCCTGCCTGATGATGCTCGCCTTCAGCGCGATCCACGCGCTGTGGTTTCCGCGGCTCGGATCTCTGACCGGTTGCGAAGCCGGACTGGTGCCGCAGTGGATCGCCGAGGAGCTGCGACTTCGCTTCAGCGCCACCGCCACAAGCTTGGCGCTGCTGACGGCGCTGGCCCTGGGCGCCGTGGTCTGCATGGATGAGATCGTCTTCGCGCTGCCCCGCCACTTCTCCCACTTCTGGAACTGGTCGGCGCCGATGCGCGACGTGGACTGGAAGAGTTTCATGGCCAAGTTGCGCACCCGTCCCGCAGTGCTGAACCTGGCGCTGGCCACGGCGAAGGCCGGCGCAGTCGCCAAGAGCGGCGCTTCCTCCAACTCGGCAGTGCTCGAAGCCGACGAGAAGGAGGAAGAGAAGGACTCCGACGAAGCGTCGGATGACGACGACGAAGATGAGGACGCCGAGGAAATCGACGAAATCACCGAGGAAGATGAGGATTCCGACGAGGACGACGAGGACGAAGAGGACGAGGAATCCGACGAGGAGGAGTCCGAGGAAACGGCGGAGGATCGCGAAGACGCCGCCGCCGAACCCATCCCCGCTCCGCGCACGCTGACCGAGGAGGAGCTCAAGGCCAAGATCGCCAAGCTTCCGCTGCGCATGGCCGGCAACAACACCGTGGTCGCCCGCGACGAGGACATTCCCCGGCAGGAGAACTACGACGGCTACCAGTTCCCCGGTTTGGATTTGCTCGAAGACCCGGTCGGCAATTGGTCCGAGACGATGGAGACCTATGTGCGCGACCAGGCTCAGGTGCTCGAGCAGGCCCTGCACACCTTCCTGATCGATGGCGAGGTGACCGGAATCGAGAGCGGACCCGTGGTCACGCTCTACTCCGTCGAGCTCGCCCCAGGCACGCGCGTGGCGAGGTTGCAGACGATCGCCGCCGACATCGCGCGCTCGCTGCAAGCCCCAAACATCCGCATCATTCCCAACATGGTGGGTCGCACCTCGATCGGCATCGAGGTTCCCAACAAGCAGAAGGAGAAGGTGCTGCTCAAGGAGCTCATGAGCGGCGGCCACGCGCAGGGCATGATGCTGCCGACCTTCCTGGGCAAGGATTCCTCGGGCGAGCCGATGGTGATCGATCTGGCCAAGATGCCGCACATGCTGATCGCCGGCACTACCGGCAGCGGCAAGAGCGTCTGCATGAACACCATCATCATGGGCTGGCTCTACACCAAGCGGCCGGATGAGCTCAAGCTCTGCCTGATCGATCCCAAGATGGTGGAAATGAGCCAGTTCGCCGAGATTCCGCACCTGATGTGCCCGGTCGTGACCGAGATGACCAAGGCAGCCGGCATCCTGGAGTGGGCCGTGGACAAGATGGAGGAGCGCTACGAGCTGCTCAAGAGCGTGGGTTGCCGCGATGTCACTTCCTACAACGCGCTGGGCGAAGCGGAACTCTTCGAACGGCTCAAGCCCGCCAACGATCTGGAGAAGGCGCGCATCCCGAAGAAGCTGCCCGCGATGGTCTTCGTGGTGGACGAGCTCGCGGACCTGATCATGTCCCACAAGGAAGTGGAGCAGTCGATCGTGCGCATCGCCCAGAAGGCGCGCGCGGTCAGCATCCACCTGGTGCTTGCCACGCAGCGGCCGCAGGCGAATGTGGTCACCGGTCTCATTAAGAGCAACATGCCCTGCCGCATCAGCTTCAAGGTTGCCAGCGGCATGGACAGCCGCATCGTGCTGGATCAGAAGGGCGCCGAGTTGCTTCTGGGACAGGGCGACATGATGGTGCTCACGCCAAGCAGCAGCGAGCTGCGCCGCGCCCAGGGCACGCTGGTCACCGAGAGCGAGACCCGCAAGGTGGCCCGCTTCCTGAAGGATGTGGCCCGGCCCTCGTTCGAGCGATCGCTGGTCGCGATCCGCGGCACCAAGGCCGCCGTGGAGCATGACAACCGCGACGGCGGCTGCGCGGCGAGCGATGGCGGCGATCGCGACCCGATGTTCGAGAAAGCGGTCGAGATCGTCATTGAATCGAATCGCGGAAGCGTGAGCTTGCTGCAGCGCCGCATGGCGATCGGCTATGGCCGGGCAAGCCGTCTGATTGACCAGATGGGCCAGGCCGGAATCCTGAGCGATCACAAGGGCAGCGTCGCGCGCGAGGTGCTGATCACGCTGGATGATTGGCACCGCATGTGCGAGATGGAAGTAGCCGCTCCCGGCACGGACACCGATCCGGACAATCTCGGCGCCACCGCGTCCGATGATGTCGATCCGAGCGTGCCTGCGGAGTTCGAGGGCGAGTACAAGAACTGA
- a CDS encoding polyketide synthase dehydratase domain-containing protein: MKFKLIDAVLERSEDRIVAIKNVTSAEEYLADHFPDFPVLPGVFMLEAMVQAARELLKDQTKVRLVLGNVRALRYGSFVRPGEALQVEVIREKIHEDGSFGLKGSAVVVRSTGPGETAVSGRFTMRPVRTQAAVAASH, translated from the coding sequence GTGAAATTCAAACTCATCGACGCGGTTCTGGAGCGGAGCGAGGATCGCATCGTGGCGATCAAAAACGTCACCTCCGCCGAGGAATACCTCGCCGATCACTTCCCGGATTTCCCGGTTCTGCCCGGGGTTTTCATGCTTGAAGCCATGGTTCAGGCCGCCCGCGAGCTGCTCAAGGATCAGACCAAGGTCCGACTGGTGCTGGGCAACGTCCGCGCCTTGCGCTACGGCAGTTTCGTCCGCCCCGGCGAGGCCCTGCAGGTGGAAGTCATCCGCGAAAAAATTCATGAAGATGGCTCCTTCGGGCTGAAAGGATCGGCCGTGGTGGTTCGATCCACCGGCCCCGGCGAAACAGCCGTCTCCGGCCGCTTTACAATGCGTCCGGTTCGAACCCAAGCCGCCGTCGCGGCCAGTCACTAG
- a CDS encoding acyl carrier protein, whose translation MSFDRKQIEDGVREVLEEALGVDAEDVTPTATLTGDLGAESIDFLDIQFRLEKKFSTAAKPFKIEQGALFPENMLQDTSMVENGKVTDKGLQLLKEKLPHIDFSGFANDRSVGKLSEVFTVKSLTDFVDRRLKG comes from the coding sequence TTGTCATTTGATCGCAAGCAGATTGAGGATGGCGTTCGCGAGGTTCTTGAGGAGGCCCTGGGCGTCGACGCCGAGGATGTCACGCCGACGGCCACGCTCACCGGCGACCTGGGCGCGGAGAGCATCGACTTCCTGGACATTCAGTTCCGCCTGGAGAAGAAGTTCTCCACCGCCGCCAAGCCCTTCAAGATCGAGCAGGGCGCGCTCTTCCCCGAGAACATGCTGCAGGACACGAGCATGGTGGAGAATGGCAAGGTGACCGACAAAGGACTGCAACTTTTGAAGGAAAAACTGCCGCATATCGACTTTTCCGGCTTCGCCAACGACCGCTCGGTGGGCAAGCTCAGCGAGGTCTTCACCGTCAAGAGCCTGACCGACTTCGTCGACCGCCGACTCAAGGGCTGA
- a CDS encoding beta-hydroxyacyl-ACP dehydratase has translation MRWMWVDMMVAFEPGRRLTAVKNVSLAEDHMHDHFPEQPIMPASLMLEGMAQTAGVLVGSTRDFKEKVILAKIGSATIDQDVVPGQSIRYDAVIERVDDSGASTKGVISSFDHRTGVWTDIGTTEIVFSHIDNNRSGLNFPKENFVFGENFRRLLNAAGLTKVMSAAGVSGP, from the coding sequence ATGCGCTGGATGTGGGTTGACATGATGGTGGCCTTCGAGCCCGGCCGCCGCCTGACGGCGGTGAAGAACGTGAGTCTGGCCGAAGACCACATGCACGACCATTTTCCCGAGCAGCCGATCATGCCCGCGTCGCTGATGCTGGAAGGCATGGCCCAGACCGCGGGCGTGCTGGTGGGCAGCACCCGCGACTTCAAGGAGAAGGTCATCCTCGCCAAGATCGGCTCCGCCACCATCGACCAGGATGTGGTGCCCGGCCAATCCATCCGCTACGACGCGGTCATCGAGCGCGTGGACGATTCGGGGGCGAGCACCAAGGGGGTCATCTCCAGTTTCGACCACCGGACCGGCGTCTGGACTGACATCGGCACCACCGAGATCGTCTTCAGCCACATTGATAACAACCGCAGCGGCCTGAACTTTCCCAAGGAGAACTTCGTTTTCGGCGAGAATTTTCGGCGCCTGCTCAACGCGGCGGGATTGACCAAGGTCATGTCCGCCGCCGGAGTCTCCGGCCCCTAG
- the coaD gene encoding pantetheine-phosphate adenylyltransferase, which translates to MHHLAVYAGSFDPITLGHIDVLERSRGIFDEVVLAIGINIDKPPLFTIEERREFAQILVDRLQKKNPKGGKIRVESYNGLTTDFARKQNASAIIRGIRNVTDLAAECQLAITNRQVAEIETVFILTGESYAYVSSSLIKQIAAFGGDLQRLSALVPPEVIAALEAKRRDPNDPLSRLAKESAAD; encoded by the coding sequence ATGCATCATCTCGCCGTCTACGCCGGATCCTTCGACCCCATCACGCTGGGACACATCGACGTGCTCGAGCGCAGCCGCGGCATCTTCGACGAGGTCGTGCTGGCCATCGGCATCAACATCGACAAGCCGCCGCTTTTCACCATCGAGGAGCGCCGCGAGTTCGCCCAGATCCTGGTGGACCGGCTGCAGAAGAAGAATCCCAAGGGCGGCAAGATCCGCGTGGAGAGCTACAACGGCCTCACCACCGATTTCGCCCGCAAGCAAAATGCGTCGGCGATCATCCGCGGCATCCGCAATGTCACCGACCTCGCCGCGGAGTGCCAGCTGGCGATCACCAACCGCCAGGTCGCCGAGATCGAGACCGTCTTCATTTTGACCGGCGAGAGCTACGCCTATGTCTCCAGCAGCCTGATCAAGCAGATCGCCGCTTTTGGCGGGGATTTGCAGCGACTTTCGGCGCTGGTGCCTCCCGAGGTGATCGCCGCGCTGGAAGCCAAGCGCCGCGACCCCAACGATCCGCTGAGCCGACTGGCCAAGGAGTCCGCGGCGGATTGA
- a CDS encoding MBL fold metallo-hydrolase — protein sequence MAASYRIISIGAMSAHPLWGEKSDVRAAHATITLVISGDAHILVDPSLPAQILLPRLAERAGKNADFITHVFLTSFHPIRRRGLDAFPNAIVLISEGERRGVREQLDEKLEQARKEKDGDLARLLHDEINTLNECEIAPDKLADGVDLFPLPGVTIGSAGLLLPAPSATILIAGDAVATSEHLEQGRVFSPCFDIEQARESLSEAIEIADVIVPGRDNLIVNPIRRF from the coding sequence ATGGCGGCGAGCTACCGGATCATCTCCATCGGCGCGATGTCGGCGCACCCGCTGTGGGGCGAGAAGTCCGATGTCCGCGCCGCGCACGCCACCATCACGCTGGTCATTTCCGGCGACGCGCACATTCTGGTTGACCCATCGCTGCCGGCGCAGATCCTGCTGCCGCGCCTTGCGGAGCGGGCCGGCAAGAACGCCGACTTCATCACGCATGTTTTCCTGACCAGCTTCCATCCGATCCGCCGAAGAGGGCTGGACGCGTTTCCCAATGCAATCGTTTTGATCTCGGAAGGTGAGCGGCGCGGCGTGCGCGAGCAGCTCGATGAGAAGCTGGAGCAGGCCCGCAAGGAAAAGGATGGCGACTTGGCGCGACTGCTCCACGACGAGATCAACACGCTCAACGAGTGCGAGATCGCCCCGGACAAACTGGCCGATGGCGTGGATCTCTTTCCGCTGCCGGGAGTCACGATCGGCTCCGCTGGCCTGCTGTTGCCGGCGCCCAGCGCCACCATCCTGATCGCCGGCGACGCGGTGGCGACCTCGGAGCACTTGGAGCAGGGCCGCGTGTTTTCCCCTTGTTTCGACATCGAACAGGCCCGCGAATCGCTTTCGGAAGCCATCGAGATCGCCGACGTGATCGTGCCCGGCCGCGACAATCTCATCGTCAATCCGATCCGTCGGTTTTAA